The DNA segment TGATTCGACCAACGTGTACCGCGGCCCTCCTCTTGGGTCTGTGTATGTCGCTGATCCATTCCTCTTCAGTGGAAGCGGCTGCCAAGCTGGAACTGAAGAAGGGAGACAAGATCGTTTATATCGGGAATACGCTGGCCGAACGGATGCAGTATTTCCCTCACTTTGAAACGCGTCTTCAGGCACGTTTCCCCCAGTTGAACCTCACGGTTCGCGACCTCGGCTGGTCGGCCGACGAATTGGACCTGCGTCCTCGCAGCAAAGACTTCAACGATCACGCCACGCGTCTGGACGATCACAAGCCCGACGTGATCATGGCATTCTTCGGTTTCAACGAATCGTTCGCCGCTAAAGAAGGCCTGGCGAAATTTGAGTCGGAACTGGAAAAGTTTATCAACGATACCAAGAACACCAAGTACGACGGCAAGAGCCCGACGCTGGTTCTGGTTTCGCCAATCCCGCACGAAGATTTGCACTCGCGGTTTCTGCCGGATGGCAAAGCCAACAACGACAACATCGCCCTCTACACCGAGAGCATGAAGAAACTGGCCGACAAGCATAATGTCGTCTTCGCGGATGTCTATGCACCGATGCTCGACCCAATGGCTGGCAACGACGATCTGACGATCAACGGCATTCACTTGAATGACGAAGGTTACCAGGTCTTTGGCAAGGTTCTGGACGAAGCCCTCTTCGGCCCTGCCCCAGCCTACAAGTGCGACCTGGCTAAGCTCTATCCCGAAGTGAAAGAGAAGGACCTGCAGTTCTTCTACGATCACCGCGCGGTCAATGGTTACTACATCTATGGTGGCCGAAAGAATCCGTTCGGCGTGGTCAACTTTCCTGCCGAATTCGCCAAGCTGCGGAAGATGATCGAGAACCGCGATCAGCGGATCTGGAAGGTTGCCAACGGCGAAACGGTTCCTGCTGAGATCGACGATAGCAACACCGGCGACTTCACCCAGGTCGAGACCAACGTGAACCGTCCGGTCGATATCTTCAGCCCGGAAGCCGAAGCGAAAACCTTCAAGCTGCCGGAAGGCTACGAGATCAACCTGTTTGCCTCGGAAGTCGAATTCCCCGATCTGGAAAACCCAGTTCAAATGGCATTCGATTCCAAGGGTCGCTTGTGGGTCACCACGATGGAAAGCTACCCGATGTACCTGCCAGGTACGCCTCCGGACGACAAGGTGTTAATCCTGGAAGACACCGACAAAGATGGCAAGGCAGACAAGCAAATCGTCTTCGCCGATGGCCTGCACGTTCCGACCGGTATCGAACTGGGTGACGGGGGTGCTTATGTCGCCCAGCAACCTAACCTGATGTTCCTCGCCGACAAAGATGGCGACGACAAGGCGGACGAACGATCGCTGATCCTGCACGGTTTCGACACGGCTGACTCGCATCACTCGATCAGTGCGTTCACCTGGGGCCCAGGCGGCGATTTGTACTTCCAGGAAGGGACCTTCCACCATTCGCAGGTCGAAACCCCTTACGGTCCAGAGCGCGTCGCCAATGCTGGCATCTTCCGCTACGAACCGTCGACCGAGAAGCTCGACATCTTCGTTTCGTACGGCTTTGCCAATCCATGGGGCCATACGTTTGATGACTGGGGCCAGAACTTTGTGGCCGACGCTTCCGGTGGTGCCAACTACTTTGGTGCGGCATTCAGCGGCGACGTGGTTTACCCACAGAAGCATGGTCGTTTGAAGCAGTTCCTCACCAAGCAGTGGCGTCCGACCGCTGGTTGCGAAATCGTTTCGAGCCGCAACTTCCCAGAGTCAGCTCAGGGCAACTACCTGCTGAACAACTGCATCGGTTTCCAGGGGATTTTGCAGTACAAGATGAAGGACGAAGGAAGCGGTTTCCATGCCGACCCGGTCGATCCACTGCTCGTTTCGGAAGACACCAGTTTCCGCCCGGTCGACATTCAGTTCGGCCCGGACGGAGCGCTTTACATTGTCGACTGGTACAACCCACTGGTCGGTCACATGCAACACTCGCTGCGTGATCCGAAGCGTGACAAGCATCATGGTCGTATCTGGCGTATTCGTTACACCGGCAACGATCTGGTCAAAGAACCGAAGATCGCCGATGCCTCGGTGACCGAGCTGCTGGACCTGCTGAAGGAACCCGAGTATCGCACCCGTTATCGCGTTCGCCGCGAACTGCGTAGCCACGACGGCAAGGAAGTTTCCGCTGCCCTCGAAGGCTGGCTGGCCGAACTCGACAAGAACGATCCCAACTACAGCCATCACCTGCTGGAAGCCTTGTGGGTCAAGCAAAACCTCGACCTGGTCGACGCCGACCTGCTGAAGCGAGTGCTAACCGACAGTGACTTCCGTGCTCGTGCCGCTGCCACACGCGTGCTTTGCTACTGGCGTGATCGTGTCCCAGGCGCCCTCGACCTGCTGGAAGTTCAAGTCAACGACGAAAACCCACGCGTCCGTTTGGAAGCGATTCGTGCGTTGAGCTTCTTCGAAGGAAGCGACGTCGAACGAGCCCAGGAAATCGCACTGCAGTCGCTGGTCCACGACCAGGACGAGTACCTCGAGTACACCTTCAAGGAAACGCTCGAGACGCTCGACAAGCGTGCCAAGAAGGACTAAGTCTGCGGTTTGATTAGCTAACCCATTCCGAGTCATCCTCAATCGAGAGGATGACTCTTTTTTTCGATGGAACTCAACTTCCGATGAAACACTCCACCATGTTGAATCGATGGATCTTCCCTGGCCTCTTAATTGCCGCGACGCTTGTAGTGGCCATGCCTGAGGCGGCGTTCGCTCAAGGAGCAACCGACGCGATGGTACGCCTGCTTCAAAGTGGCAAGCTGCCCGATTCCCGCGTCGGCACGGTGATCGGCATGATTGCCGAACGTGGCAACGAAGAGAATCTCGGTATCTTGTTTCAGGAAACCACCAAGGCCGATGGCTTCAATCCACAGTTGAAGTTGGAAGCTCTTAGTGCCCTGAAGAAGGCGAGCGAAAGCCGCAACCTGGTTCCGGCTGGCGATCTGTCCGCCATCAGCGGCATGATCAGCAGCGAAGATCCAACGCTCAAGACGCTCGGTATCCAGCTGGCAGGGCTCTGGAAAGTTCAAGCCACCGCCGATACCCTCGCTGCGATTGCCCTAGCCAACGATCAGCCGCTGAAGCTCCGCCGGTTGGCGATTGACTCGCTTATCGAAACGGGCAGCGATCAAACGGCCGCGACGGTCGCCAAGCTGACCGACGCCAACCAGCCGCTTTCAATCCGCTACGTTGGTGTTGCCGCGTTGACCAATATCGACATTCAACAGGCAGCCCAAGCCGCGGCCGAAGTGCTGGCCTCCGCCGATACGTCCACCGACCCAGCCGACATGATCGATGCCTTCCTCGCGGATACGAAAGGCCCCGATGCGTTGGCCGCGGCACTGAAGGACAAGATGCTCGATGGCGACGTTGCGAAGATGTGCCTTCGTCAGATGTACTCGGTCGGGCGTTCCGATGCCTCGCTGGTCGATGTGCTGAGCACCGCAGCCGGAATCGATAACAATCCGGACCCGCTGACCGACGAACAGCTTCAGTCGCTCGTCGCCAAGGTTTTGGAGAAGGGGGATCCGGCCCGGGGCGAAGACATCTTCCGCCGCAAAGAACTGAGCTGCTTGAAGTGCCATGCAATCAGTGGCGCTGGGGGCCAGATCGGTCCGGACCTAAGTCCTGTCGGAGCGACAAGCCCGGTCGACTACGTGATCAACTCGATCCTCTTCCCAGAGATGGCAGTGAAAGAGGCGTACATCATGAAGACGATTGTCGACTACGACGGCAAGATGCACCAAGGCGTTGTCGTCGACGAGAACGACGATCGTGTTGTGCTGAAAGATGCCAACGGCAAAGAGCTGATCATTCCGGCCGACGATATCGATCTCGAAAAAGAAGGAGGCTCACTCATGCCGAAAGGCCTGGCGAACTTCCTGACCGAAGAGGAATTTCTCGACCTGGTTCGCTACGTCGCGGAACTGGGCAAGCCAGGTCCGTATGGTATCCGCAGCGAGCCAACCATCCAGCGATGGCGCGTGCTGAAGGAAGTTCCCGAAGGCCTGCAAGGCGAAGCCAATCCTTCGACCGGCGAATTTGAATCGCAGATTCTTGGCCTGGGCGAAGACGCTTGGATGCCGGTATACGGCAAGGTGAACGGCAAGCTTCCTCTGGCTGACCTTGCCGAGATCGAAAGCCCGATCCTTTTCCTTCAAGCGGAAATCGAAGTGGTCGACGCCGGGAAGGTCGCGGTCAAGATGAGCCAGACCGCTGGCGTGACCGTTTGGATTATCGACGACGAGTTCAACGGCAGCGAACCGATCGTGGCCGATGTTCTGCCCGGACGTCACAAGATCACGTTCCGCTTGGACAAGCGAAAGCTGGAAGGGGACACCTTCCGAGCAGTCGTCACCAAGCCGAGTGATTCAACGGCTCAGTACACCGTGGTGGGCGGAAGCTAAACTGCTTCACGCAAAACCGCAGCCAACACGCAGGCCTTTCTCAATTGAGGAAGGCCTGCTTTTTTTGTGCGCTGCGATGCCTAACCTTCATCCAGCGTGCGACGAATTCGCCGCACGACAAAGTACTGAATCATCCCCAGGATTACGATCGACAACATCATGCAGGTCGCGTGATAGAAGTCAACAAACGCCACTGGCCGCAACGTTGCCCCGACGATCACATGCGTCATATAACCAATCCCGGCCAGCGTCATCGTGTAGCCGACCAGGCCTTTCTCGTAAAGCGTCGCGCTCGCCGCGACCAGCAATAGATAGACCAGCGACAACGGGCTGGCCGCACCATGCACCAGGAACAGCAGCCCCGTCAGCAGCACGAAGTTCCAGGTCATCCACGAATAGATCGCCACATTCCGGGTGCTGGGACGTTCATACATTCGCTGAAAAAACCAAGCCGCCGCGGAGAAGGCAATCGCGAAACCAACCGAAGCGATGCGGAACCAAGGCCTCGCCGAGATTGGCTCTTGCAAAATGTAAGAGCTGATCGCGTGATAGCTGAAAAACAAAATCACGCAGGCCAATGTGCTGGCCAGGCCTGGCTTGCGACGAGCCCAATAGACAATCCGTTCGCCGATCCCCAACGGCTTGGCTCGGATCGGCTCGTGCCGGAGAAACGCCGCGAGGTCCTCGGCAACGTCTTTCATGCAGCGATACCGTGCGGCAGGGGATTTGTGCATGCACTTCAGACAGATCGTTTCAAGTGCCCGAGGAGCGTGCCAGTTCAACTTGCGCGGCGGAACCGGATTCGCCGTACAAATCTGATCGATCGCGTCCAGGATGTTATTGCCAGAGAAGGGTGGCTTGCCGGTCAGAAGTGCGTATAAGATCGCACCCAGGCCATAAATATCGGTGGCGTGATTGATCTGATCGTTGCGACCGGCGGCCTGCTCTGGGGCCATGTAGCCAGGCGAGCCCAGGATCTGCCCGGAGTAGGTCATTTCGGAATTGCCATCCATCCGTTTCGCCAGACCAAAGTCGGTGACGTGTGGGTTTCCCTCCGCATCGATCAAGATATTGGATGGCTTCAAGTCACGATGAACGATCCCGACCGCATGGGCGTGCGCCATTGCCGAGGCAATCTTCAGCGTCAATTCCGCGATGGCTTCGGGACTCATGCCTCCTTGGCGGATGACGTCGGCCAGGCTCCGTCCTTCGATATAGCCCATCGAAAAGAAGTGCCGTCCTTGATGGTGCCCCACTTCATAGATCGGCACGATCCCGGCATGTGCGAGGTTCGCGGCGGCCTCAGCTTCAGCGCGGAAACGTTGAATTTCGAGAGCCGAAGCAAACTGGCCCGACAAAATCATCTTCACCGCGACCGTGCGGTCAGGCGATAATTGCCGAGCTTTGAAGACCACCCCCATGCCCCCTCGCCCCAGCTCTTGCAGAAGTTCGTAGCCGGGCAGCGTGTCGATCGTGTCGAGCTTCCGCTTCGTGGAGCGAGTCCTTTCGGGATCCGCATCCAGATCGACCGTGGCCGGTGTCAGATCGTCGACCTTCAAATGCTGGTGAACTGGCGAGTTATCCAGAGCCGAGTTGTCATCGGCCGCCAACATGCTGCGAAGTTCGTTCGCCAAGTCAGATCGATCGGCGAAGTGAGAGTCTAACCAGCGATCGCGATTTTCTTCTGGCAGCAGCAAGGCTTGCTCGAACGCCTCGCACAGTCGTTGATAATCTTCCGGAGTCATGCGTCGTCGGTCTTAACCTTCCGTGGCGGACGATCCACCTTCCAAGCGAGACATCAACCAGGCCTTGGCCAATCGCCAGTCGCCTTTGACGGTCGAAACCGAAACGTCCAGTGCGGCTGCCGTTTCTTCCACGGTCATGCCTGCGAAATATCGCATTTCGATGATCTTGGCGTGGCGAGGGTTCAGCTTGGCCAGTTCGGTCAGCAGCTCATCCAGTTCGACCAGATCGACATTCCCCTGCGGGTCGCCCGCGACGAGCCCTTCTTCCAGCGTGATTCGCTGGGCACCTTTGCCACGCTTGGCGGCGTTTTTGGTGCGTGCGTGATCGACCAGAATCCGACGCATGATGTTCGAGGCGACCGCACAGAAATGCGCCTTTCCCTTCCACTGCACTCGATTTTGATCGACCAGCTTCAGAAAAGCTTCGTGCACCAGGGCCGTAGCTTGCAGCGTATGGTCGGCCCTTTCGTTGCGCATATGCTGACTGGCGATCCCCTTCAGTTCCTGATAAAGAACCGGCAACAGCTTTTCTGCCGCATCCTGATTCCCCTCAGAAAGGGAAGCGAGCAGGCTTTCCACGTCGTCGCTCATGGAGTTTTCGTTTTCCTGTTAGGGCAGAGAAGGGGGGCCCGGCTTGATTCTCTTGGCCTCCACGTCTAGCTTAACAGTCGACAGGGCAGCCGAGAATGCTCTGCCGAGATTTGTTGGCCAGCCGGAAATCGAAGGATCGCGATGAACCTGGTAATCGTGCACCACCACCTGAATCGCGGCGGCGTCACCCAGGTGATCTTAAATCACCTGCGAGCCCTGCATGAAGCTGGTGCTACTGAGGCGTTCGACCGTATTGTGGTACTTTACGGCGGTCGGAAGACTGGCTGGCCTGAGGCCTCCGAGCCTGCTCTGGAAGACGTCCAGCTGGAAGTCGTTCCGAGCATCGATTACGACTCGGTCGTTCCCGCAGGCAGCCCCGATCCTTACACCGCCACCAGCGAATCGCTTCAGCGGCTCGATCTAACGCCGGATGAAACCATCCTGCATGTGCACAATCACACGCTCGGGAAGAATGTCGCCTGGCCGAAAGCACTCGCCCACCTGGCGAACGACGGCTACCGCATGCTGCTGCAGTTGCACGATTTTGCCGAAGACTTTCGCCCCGATAACTATCGCCGCCAGGTCGAGTTCTATGCCGAAAAGGGAAGCGGCATGGCTGGCGTTTACTTCCAGGCACCGCACGTCCACTACGCCGTATTGAATTCTCGCGACCGCGAACTGCTGCATCACGCAGGCCTCGACGAAGCCAAGCTGGCCTGGCTTCCCAACCCGGTCGATCCATTCCCCGCTTTGCCACATCGATCCGATGTTCGCAAAAAACTAGCTGATACGTTCGGAGTTAAGTCAAACGAATGCTACGTGCTGTATCCCGTGCGTGGGATCCGCCGCAAGAACGTCGGCGAGATGCTGCTTTGGTCCGCGCTCACGCCAGGTCCGGCAACTTTCGCGATCACGCTCGCCCCGGTCAATCCGGTGGAACTGAAGCCTTATGAAAAATGGAAGGCACTCGCCGAAGAGTTAAAGCTGCCTTGCAAGTTTAATGTCGGCGGCGAAGGTGGTCTGACTTATCTCGAGAACCTGGCCGCGGCCGACGCGATTATCAACACCAGCGTTGCCGAGGGATTTGGTCTCGTATTTCTGGAAGCGTGGCTGAGCGAGAACCTACTGATTGGTCGCGATCTGCCCGAGATTTCCGCCGATTTCAAAGAAGCAGGCCTGCGGCTTGATAGTTTGTCGGCCGCGATGTGGATCCCCAAACGCTGTCCAATCGACGGACGCATGGTCTTTTCGGAATCAAACTATCGGACGCGAATGCGGGAACTGTTCAGCCAGGTACTCGTCGACTTCGGTCAGGAAGAGCCCGACCTGGAAGACTTCGAGCAGAAGCTGGACGAACGCCTGGCGGAAGACTGGATCGACTTCGCCCTGCTGACGGTCGAAGCGCAAACCGAAGTGATCCGGCAAGTCGCCAGCGATCCGGAGCTCGCCGCGGCAATCGTACAAGAGAACGCTCACGTGATGCGTCCGCTCACCGAAGAGAACGTGAACTTCGACGCGACGATTCAAATCAACTCGCAAATCGTGTTGACAAAGTTCGGCCTGAAGGGGACCGGTCAACGATTGCGGGAGCGTTACGAATTGCTGAAGAAACTGAACCCTGGCCCTGTCTCTTCGTTCAACGGGGCCAATAAGATCTTGCGACAACTGGTCGACATCAAACGATTTCAGCCAGTGCGATTGGAAAACGGATGAACTGGCTCTCGGATATCTTGCAGCGTAATTGTCAGCCCCTGGAACCAATTCCGACGGAACTCTCTGCCGACCTGAAGGTTCTTCCTGATATCCAGGCGATCTTGTTCGATGTTTACGGAACGCTGCTGGTTAGCGGCAGCGGCGACGTCGGCACCGCGATGAACATGACCAAAGGAAGTGCTTTGGAAGCAGCACTTGGTGCCTGCGGAATCACCAGCAAGGTTCCCGCAGATGAATTGATCGCGCGACTGTACGCCGCCATCAAAGGTGATCACGAAGTTGCCACCAAAAGAGGCACTTCTTATCCCGAGGTCGTGATCGAGGAAATCTGGCAAAAAATTTTTGATGCCGCCATCGCTTCCCAGCAGATCGAAGTCCCCCCCGATTTCGACGTGAAGCGATTCGCTGTCGAGTTTGAAACCAGGGTGAATCCTACCTGGCCAATGCCTGATTTCAGCGAGGTTCTGGGGACGCTGCACCAGCGGGGCTATCGCTTGGGAATCATCAGTAACGCCCAGTTCTTTACGCCAAAAATCGTGGAAACGTTCCTGCAATCGCCACTTGAGGAAAATGGATTCCCCCCGGAGAACTGTTTTTTCTCGTACGAGCATCGCGTTGCCAAGCCTGGGACCGACCTTTATTCAGCCGCTGCGCGGAGTTTATCCGACCAGGGAATCGACGTGTGTCATATTTTGTATGTTGGCAACGACATGCTGAACGACGTTCAACCAGCGGCCCAAGTTGGCATGAAAACTGCTCTCTTCGCAGGAGACCAGCGCAGCCTGAGGCTGCGGAAGGATGACGCTCGAATGTTGCCAATACACCCTGATGTAACCCTCACACGACTTTCTGACATTTTGGCCTGTCTTCCGAGATAATTCATCATGAACATTCCTGAAATCACAGGCCACAATATTGGCTTTGTGGGGACTCGTTTCGCAGGCACCGACGGTGTGTCGCTGGAAGCTGCGAAGTGGGCCAAGGTGTTGTGGGATAACAAGCATGTCAGCTACTGGTACGGTGGGAAGATGGATACCAATCCAGACATCACCAGCCTGGTACCCCATGCCTATTTCGGTCATCCCGATATTCAGTGGATCAATCGAAGGATCTTCGGCACGACGACCCGCGACCCCGAGGTCTCGCGAAGAATTTTCGCCCTGGCCGAATACCTCAAGCACACACTTTACGAGTTCACCCGTCGGTTCAATATCGAGGTGATGATTGTGCAAAACGCCCTGTGCATTCCAATGAATGTTCCACTGGGCGTCGCCATCACCATGTTCATTGCCGAGACCGGCTTCCCGACTATCGCTCACCATCACGATTTCTACTGGGAACGCGATCGGTTCTCGGTGAACGCGGTGGGTGACATCTTGTCGATGGCATTTCCACCGACGCTGCCATCGATTCAGCATGTGACGATTAACCTGCCTGGTCAGGCCGATCTGTCGCACCGCAAAGGTCAATCGTCGATCCTCGTGCCGAACGTTCTCGACTTCGAAGATCCACCGGTCCGTGACGAGTATCCTCTTAGCTTTAAAGAGGACATCGGACTTTCGCCTAACGACATCGTGATCTTGCAACCGACGCGTGTCGTGCCGCGAAAAGGGATCGAGCACGCGATCTCGCTGGTCAATTCGCTCAACAATCCTCAATACAAATTGGTCGTGACCCACGAATCTGGCGACGAGGGTGACGAGTACATGAATGCCTTGCAAGAGATGGCCGATCGCCAGAACGTCGATCTTCGCTTTGTTGCCGACCGTGTCGGTGAAGAGCGCGGGCTCGATTCCGAAGGCCGCAAGATTTACACACTGGGCGACTGTTACGCAGCCGCCGACTTCATTAGTTATCCGAGCCTTTACGAAGGTTTCGGCAACGCCTTGATCGAGGCGTTCTATTTCAAGAAACCGATCCTGGTGAATCGCTATTCGATCTTCGTGACCGACATCGAGCCCAAGGGCTTCAAGGTCGTGACGATGAATGGCTATCTCACCAAGGACGTCGTCACCCAGGTTCGCAACCTGATGGAAGACGAAGCTTATCGCCAGGAAGTGGTCGAGCACAACTTTGAACTGGGCAAGCGTTTCTTTAGCTACTCGGTGCTCAAACGCAAACTGCGGGCCCTGGTGACCAACTTCACCGGTATGGACGATTTATAAAGCTTGTCGTGTGTTGGCCCCAGACGCGACAATCGAATAGGGAGGTTCCATGATCGGCACGTCAGAACAACACGATACTCTTAAGATGCACCTGACTCGGATGTATGGCGAGTCAACTGCCGACGTCGTTCTGCCGCGTATCGTCGAACTGCTGGAGTCGTACACCGCCAAGATCCCGGCCGCCAAACGTATCGGCTGGGACGAGACCGACGTCGTGCTGATCACCTATGCCGACCAGGTCTATGGTACTGACAAGCCGCCGCTGGCAGTGCTTCGCGAGTTCCTGGTGCAGCATGGCTATCAGGACCTGATCAACACGGTTCACCTGCTTCCATTTTATCCGTATACGTCCGACGATGGATTCTCTGTCGTCGACTACAAGCAAGTCGATCCAGGTTCTGGCGATTGGCCGGACGTGGCTGGCCTGGCGGAAGATTTCAATCTCGCCTTCGACTTCGTGACGAACCACTGCTCGCAGAAAAACGAATGGTTTCAGAAGTACCTCGCCGGTGAAAAACCTTACGACGAGTTCTTTATCGACGTTGATCCCAGCACCGACCTGAGCGCCGTCGTCCGTCCAAGAGCGTTGCCTCTGCTGACGCCGTTTCCATCGGCATCTGGTGAAAAGCATGTCTGGACAACCTTCAGCGCCGACCAGGTCGACCTGAATTTCGGCAGCCCGGAAGTCTTGCTGGCGATGCTCGATGTGCTGCTTTTTTATATCGAGAACGGTGCCCGTATTGTCCGCCTCGATGCGATCGCGTTCCTATGGAAAACGATCGGCACGAATTGCCTGCATCTGGATGAAACGCATGAGGCAGTCAAACTGATGCGAACGGCGACCGAGATGGTCGCTCCGCACGTGCTGCTGCTCACCGAAACCAACGTCCCGCATGCCGAGAACATCAGCTACTTTGGCCTGGCGGACGAAGCACACATGGTCTATCAGTTCAGCTTGCCGCCGCTGCTTTACGATGCCTACCTGAACGAAGATGCCAGTTCGCTCAACGAGTGGATGCAATCGCTGTACGACATTCCTGCCGGAACGACTTACTTCAACTTCACCGCCTCGCACGATGGCATTGGGGTGCGACCTCTGGAAGGACTCGTTCCTTCGGAACGCCTCGATAAACTAGTCACCGCGACGCGCGATCGAGGCGGCCTGGTCGGTATGCGAACGATGCCCGACGGATCGCAGAAGCCGTACGAGTTGAACATCACCTACGTCGACGCGATGGGCGAACCGGAAGGGTTCGGTCCTGAACTGCATGCGGCCCGCTTCCTGGCAACTCAGGCCATCATGCTGGCAATGAAGGGGATCCCTGGGATCTACTTCCATAGCCTGGTCGGCACGCAGAACCATATCACCGGCGTCGAAGAAAGTGGCATTCCACGCCGCATTAATCGCCGCAAGTTCGAGCGTCTGGAACTTGAGAACCAGATCTCGAAGCCAGACTCGCTGCAGCAGCGCGTGTTCCATGGCTATCAATCGCTGTTGAAGGCGCGGATCGCCCAGCCAGCGTT comes from the Bremerella sp. JC817 genome and includes:
- a CDS encoding PVC-type heme-binding CxxCH protein encodes the protein MIRPTCTAALLLGLCMSLIHSSSVEAAAKLELKKGDKIVYIGNTLAERMQYFPHFETRLQARFPQLNLTVRDLGWSADELDLRPRSKDFNDHATRLDDHKPDVIMAFFGFNESFAAKEGLAKFESELEKFINDTKNTKYDGKSPTLVLVSPIPHEDLHSRFLPDGKANNDNIALYTESMKKLADKHNVVFADVYAPMLDPMAGNDDLTINGIHLNDEGYQVFGKVLDEALFGPAPAYKCDLAKLYPEVKEKDLQFFYDHRAVNGYYIYGGRKNPFGVVNFPAEFAKLRKMIENRDQRIWKVANGETVPAEIDDSNTGDFTQVETNVNRPVDIFSPEAEAKTFKLPEGYEINLFASEVEFPDLENPVQMAFDSKGRLWVTTMESYPMYLPGTPPDDKVLILEDTDKDGKADKQIVFADGLHVPTGIELGDGGAYVAQQPNLMFLADKDGDDKADERSLILHGFDTADSHHSISAFTWGPGGDLYFQEGTFHHSQVETPYGPERVANAGIFRYEPSTEKLDIFVSYGFANPWGHTFDDWGQNFVADASGGANYFGAAFSGDVVYPQKHGRLKQFLTKQWRPTAGCEIVSSRNFPESAQGNYLLNNCIGFQGILQYKMKDEGSGFHADPVDPLLVSEDTSFRPVDIQFGPDGALYIVDWYNPLVGHMQHSLRDPKRDKHHGRIWRIRYTGNDLVKEPKIADASVTELLDLLKEPEYRTRYRVRRELRSHDGKEVSAALEGWLAELDKNDPNYSHHLLEALWVKQNLDLVDADLLKRVLTDSDFRARAAATRVLCYWRDRVPGALDLLEVQVNDENPRVRLEAIRALSFFEGSDVERAQEIALQSLVHDQDEYLEYTFKETLETLDKRAKKD
- a CDS encoding serine/threonine-protein kinase → MTPEDYQRLCEAFEQALLLPEENRDRWLDSHFADRSDLANELRSMLAADDNSALDNSPVHQHLKVDDLTPATVDLDADPERTRSTKRKLDTIDTLPGYELLQELGRGGMGVVFKARQLSPDRTVAVKMILSGQFASALEIQRFRAEAEAAANLAHAGIVPIYEVGHHQGRHFFSMGYIEGRSLADVIRQGGMSPEAIAELTLKIASAMAHAHAVGIVHRDLKPSNILIDAEGNPHVTDFGLAKRMDGNSEMTYSGQILGSPGYMAPEQAAGRNDQINHATDIYGLGAILYALLTGKPPFSGNNILDAIDQICTANPVPPRKLNWHAPRALETICLKCMHKSPAARYRCMKDVAEDLAAFLRHEPIRAKPLGIGERIVYWARRKPGLASTLACVILFFSYHAISSYILQEPISARPWFRIASVGFAIAFSAAAWFFQRMYERPSTRNVAIYSWMTWNFVLLTGLLFLVHGAASPLSLVYLLLVAASATLYEKGLVGYTMTLAGIGYMTHVIVGATLRPVAFVDFYHATCMMLSIVILGMIQYFVVRRIRRTLDEG
- a CDS encoding sigma-70 family RNA polymerase sigma factor; this translates as MSDDVESLLASLSEGNQDAAEKLLPVLYQELKGIASQHMRNERADHTLQATALVHEAFLKLVDQNRVQWKGKAHFCAVASNIMRRILVDHARTKNAAKRGKGAQRITLEEGLVAGDPQGNVDLVELDELLTELAKLNPRHAKIIEMRYFAGMTVEETAAALDVSVSTVKGDWRLAKAWLMSRLEGGSSATEG
- a CDS encoding HAD family hydrolase, with protein sequence MNWLSDILQRNCQPLEPIPTELSADLKVLPDIQAILFDVYGTLLVSGSGDVGTAMNMTKGSALEAALGACGITSKVPADELIARLYAAIKGDHEVATKRGTSYPEVVIEEIWQKIFDAAIASQQIEVPPDFDVKRFAVEFETRVNPTWPMPDFSEVLGTLHQRGYRLGIISNAQFFTPKIVETFLQSPLEENGFPPENCFFSYEHRVAKPGTDLYSAAARSLSDQGIDVCHILYVGNDMLNDVQPAAQVGMKTALFAGDQRSLRLRKDDARMLPIHPDVTLTRLSDILACLPR
- a CDS encoding glycosyltransferase family 4 protein, producing the protein MNIPEITGHNIGFVGTRFAGTDGVSLEAAKWAKVLWDNKHVSYWYGGKMDTNPDITSLVPHAYFGHPDIQWINRRIFGTTTRDPEVSRRIFALAEYLKHTLYEFTRRFNIEVMIVQNALCIPMNVPLGVAITMFIAETGFPTIAHHHDFYWERDRFSVNAVGDILSMAFPPTLPSIQHVTINLPGQADLSHRKGQSSILVPNVLDFEDPPVRDEYPLSFKEDIGLSPNDIVILQPTRVVPRKGIEHAISLVNSLNNPQYKLVVTHESGDEGDEYMNALQEMADRQNVDLRFVADRVGEERGLDSEGRKIYTLGDCYAAADFISYPSLYEGFGNALIEAFYFKKPILVNRYSIFVTDIEPKGFKVVTMNGYLTKDVVTQVRNLMEDEAYRQEVVEHNFELGKRFFSYSVLKRKLRALVTNFTGMDDL
- a CDS encoding alpha-amylase family glycosyl hydrolase, with the protein product MIGTSEQHDTLKMHLTRMYGESTADVVLPRIVELLESYTAKIPAAKRIGWDETDVVLITYADQVYGTDKPPLAVLREFLVQHGYQDLINTVHLLPFYPYTSDDGFSVVDYKQVDPGSGDWPDVAGLAEDFNLAFDFVTNHCSQKNEWFQKYLAGEKPYDEFFIDVDPSTDLSAVVRPRALPLLTPFPSASGEKHVWTTFSADQVDLNFGSPEVLLAMLDVLLFYIENGARIVRLDAIAFLWKTIGTNCLHLDETHEAVKLMRTATEMVAPHVLLLTETNVPHAENISYFGLADEAHMVYQFSLPPLLYDAYLNEDASSLNEWMQSLYDIPAGTTYFNFTASHDGIGVRPLEGLVPSERLDKLVTATRDRGGLVGMRTMPDGSQKPYELNITYVDAMGEPEGFGPELHAARFLATQAIMLAMKGIPGIYFHSLVGTQNHITGVEESGIPRRINRRKFERLELENQISKPDSLQQRVFHGYQSLLKARIAQPAFHPDGPSEVYATGNPAIFGFLRTSPERDQTILVLANLTDKLQSLPLSDPKLKELKYDAISESFVVESQGITLDPYQVVWLTEPDET